CGGCGGAGGGAAAAAGGAGATAATCGCGCAGGCCGCGCGAGCGGTCTGAGCACGGCAATATTACGGATTTCATACTCCGAAATCTTGTTATAGGCGGTCAGACTCCGGGTGTGAATCGGGGTCCAGCCGGTAACCGACAGAAGAGGTAGTTTGTCATGACGGTAGAGTTCAGGAAGTTGATCGGGGTCGCGGGGTTTGCTCTAACTCTGTGGTTGATGGGATGTTCCTCGGGGCCGGAAACGGAGGCGGAGCGCCAGACCCGCTGGCAGCAGGGGAAGCTGACCGGCTGGGAGCTCGAACACGGGATCGGCCCGATCACGGACGCACTCGAGATCGGTCCGGTCGATGCAGCGCGAGCGGCGCAGGGGCGGGAGCTCTTTATCGCCAAGTGCGCGACTTGCCACTATCTGGATGACCGGAAAACCGGTCCGGGACTGCGCGATGTAACCAAGCGCCGTAGTCCGGAGTATGTGCTGAACCAAGTACTCAACCCGGAGCAGATGGGGAAGCTTCATCCGGAAGGGAAGAAGCTGGTGGCGCAGTACGCACAATTCATGACGATCCAGGGGATTACGCCGGATGACGCGCGGGCGCTCCTGGATTTCCTTCGGTCGGAGGCCGACAAGCCGCCGGTGCCGCTTGAGCAGCAGCCGGGGGCGAATGTCCCGCCGCCGCCGCCGGCCAACTGAGTGGAGCGAAGAAACCGAGCACGTTTCGTGATGTGGTGAGAGGAGAGAGAAGTATGGTTCGGAGGTTATCTGGGAAAATCCTTTCCGGCCTGGCCGGGCTGGTTGCGTTAGTCCTACTTGGCGGATGCGGTACCGGCGGCAACGAAGGTGTCGCCGGTACCGGCGATGCCGCGGCGCGGGTTTATGTGGCGCCCGGGACGTACGATGAGTTCTACGCGTTCATGTCGGGGGGATTTTCGGGGCAAGTGAGCGTCTACGGACTGCCCTCGGGGCGTCTGCTGCGGCACGTGCCGGTGTTTTCGCAGTACGCCGAGAATGGCTACGGCTACAGCGAAGAGACGAAGAACATGCTGATGACGTCGTTCGGGTTTGTGCCGTGGGATGACGCGCACCATCCGCAACTCTCCCAGACGGACGGGGTTCCAGACGGGCGGTGGCTGTTCATCAACGGGAACAACACGCCGCGGGTGGCGCGGCTGGATCTGACCACGTTCGAGACGACGGAGATCATCGAATTGCCGCATTCCGGCGGCAACCATGCCTCCCCCTTTCTCACGCCCAACACCGAATATGTCATGGCGGGGACGCGGTTCAGCGTGCCAATCCCGCAGCAGGACGTGCCGGTGAGCACCTACAAGGAGAATTTCAAGGGGACGCTGTCGTTCATCAAGGTGGACTCGGCGACGGGGCGGATGTCGCTGGCGTTCCAGATTCTCGTGCCCGGGTTCGACTACGACCTCTCGCACGCCGGAAAAGGACCATCGCACGGCTGGGCGTTCTTCTCCACGTACAACACGGAGCAGGCGAACACGCTGCTGGAGGTGAATGCCTCCCGCAACGACAAGGACTACATGGCGGCCGTCAACTGGAAGCTGGCCGAGCGGTACGCCGCGGAGGGGAAGGCTAAAGACGTGCCCGCCTCGTACCGGCACAATTTTCTCGACGAGGCCCGCGTGGCGCAGAGCGAGGTGGTCGGCTCGGTCAAAATCCTGGACCCCCGGGATTGTCCGGGGATGATCTACTACATTCCGACGCCGAAGTCGCCGCACGGGGCGGACGTCGACCCGACCGGGGAGTACATTGTCGGCGGGGGGAAGCTGGCGACGGTGATCCCGGTGCACTCGTTCTCCCGGATGATCAAAGCGATCGAGAACCGGGAGTTCGAGGGGGAGGTCGACGGCATCCCGGTGCTCAAGTACGAGGCGGTGCTCGCGGGGGAGGTGCAGAACCCGGGTCTCGGCCCGCTCCATACGGAGTTCGACGGCCAGGGGTACGCCTACACCTCGATGTTCATTTCCTCGGAGATCGTGAAGTGGAAGCTCGGGACGTGGGAGGTGGTTGACCGGGCGCCGGCGTACTACTCAATCGGGCACCTGATGATACCGGGCGGGGACAGCCGGGCGCCTTTCGGCAAGTACGTGGTGGCGCTGAACAAGATCACCAAGGACCGGTACCTACCGACCGGTCCGGAGCTCTCGCAGTCAGCCCAGCTCTACGACATCACCGGCGACAAGATGAAGCTCCTGCTGGATTTCCCGACGATCGGGGAGCCGCACTACGCGCAGGCGCTGCCGGCCGCGCTGATCAAGGACAAATCGGTGAAGTACTTCCCGATCGCCGAGAACCGGAATCCGCACGCGATCACGGCGGAGAACCAGGCGCGCATCGAGCGGAGCGGGAAGCTCGTGCGTGTGTACATGTCGACAATCCGGACGCATTTCGCGCCGGACAATATCGAGGGGATCAAGGCGGGGGACTCGGTGCTGTTCCATGTGACCAACCTCGAGCAGGACTGGGACGCCCCGCACGGCTTCGCGGTGATGGGGGCGAACAACGCCGAATTGCTGATTATGCCGGGGGAGACGCGGACGCTGGCGTGGAAACCGCAGGCGCCGGGCGTGTATCCGTTCTACTGCACGGATTTCTGCTCGGCTCTGCACCAGGAGATGCAAGGGTACATCCGGGTGTCGAAATGACCCGATCTGAAACCACAGGGCGGGCCCGGCGATGAGTCCCGCGATTCTCCGCGAGGCGGACGACCGGGCCGCCTGGCGGTCCGAGGCGACGGGGAAGCGAGGCCGGATGCACCCGGCCGGACGGATCGCGCTGGCGGCCGCGGCCCTGCTGTTGGCCCTGACCTATTTCCTCCCGCTGTGGGAAATCGCCCTGGAGGCGCCGCAGTACCCGGAGGGGCTGGGGCTGGAGATCTGGATCAACCGGATGGAGGGGCAGAACGCGGGGGACATCGAGAAGATCAACACCCTCAACCATTATATCGGTATGAAGGCCATTCACCCGGAGTCGATCAAGGAGCTGCGGATTATGCCCTGGGTGATGCGCGGCCTGATGCTGCTCGGGCTGGCCGCCGCGGCGGTCGGACGGCGGACCTGGGTGCTCGTATGGTTGGTGCTGTTCGCCGCCGTCGCGGCGGGGGGGATGATCGATTTCTACCGGTGGGGGTACGACTACGGACACAACCTCGATACCGAGCAGGCGATTATCAAGGTGCCGGGGATGACCTACCAGCCGCCGCTGATCGGGTCGAAGCGGCTGCTCAATTTCGAGGCGCACTCGTGGCCGGGACCGGCCGGGTGGGTGGCGCTCGGTGTGTTCGCGGTCGGCACCGCGGTCTACGGCGCGGAGGTGATTCGCGCGCGTCGAAAGGGAATCTCCGGGGAGGCGGGCGATGCGGGTTAGGCTGATTCCGGCGGCAGCGGTAGCCGCCGCGGTGGCGCTGGCCGGATGCGGCGGAAAGGGTCCCGCCGCCATGCACTACGGCGAGGACCGGTGCGACTACTGCCGGATGAACATCGCCGATCCCGCGTTCGGGACCCAGCTCATCTCCGGGAAAGGAAAGGTGTTCCGGTTCGATTCGATCGAATGCCTGGCGGCCTACGAGTTGGCCCACCAGGCGGACATCGACGCCTCGGCGCGCTGGCTGGCCGACGTCAACGATCCGGGGACTTTTCTGGCCGGGGCGAAAGCGGTCGTGGTGGCGGGGGAGCGGCTGCGCAGTCCGATGGGACTGGGACTGGCGGCCACCGCGTCGGAGGAGGCCGGCCAACGGCTCGCCGCCGAGAGTGGCGGACGGACAGTCACCTGGGAAGAGGTGCGGGCGTATGTGGCGGATGCGTGGGATATCAAGTAAGCGGCGGCGCGGGTGGCCCGCGGGCGGGCGGAGATTCGGCCGAAAGCTCGCGGCGGCGCTGGGCGCCGCGCTGACTGTGACGGGCCTGGCGTCGGCGCGGGTGGTCACGGTGCAGCCCGGCGGCGAGCACGCCACGGTCGCTGCGGGCGTGGCCGCGGCACGCGCGCACGATACGGTGGCGGTGAAAGCAGGGGTCTACCGCGAGCACGGGATCACGATCGATCGTCCGCTCACGCTGGCCGGCGGGGAGGGCGCGGTGGTCGATGCGGACGGGGCGGGGGGCATATTCACGGTCACCGCGCCGGACGTGGAGATCCGGAATCTCCGGCTGCGCGGGGTGCCGACGAGTTTCACGGCCGAGCACGCGGCGATCCAGCTGGAAGGGGCGGTACGGGCGACGATCGAGAACAACTCGATCGAGGCGTGCTTTTTCGGCATTTACGCGGCGAACTCCCACACCTGCCGGCTGCAGGGCAACATCATCCGGGGAGCGCAGACGCGCCTGACCTCATCGGGGAACGGCATCCACCTCTGGTACTGCCGCGATATCACGATTCTGGAGAACACGATCGCGGGGCATCGGGACGGGATCTACATGGAGTTCGTGCGCGCCGGCACGGTCGACCGCAACCGCTGCGAGGAGAACCTCCGCTACGGGCTGCATTTCATGTTCTCCGACAGCTGTCAGTACGCCGACAACCTGTTTCGCCGGAACGGCGCCGGGGTGGCGGTGATGTACACGAGCAATGTTTTGATGGAGAACAATACGTTCGAGCAAAGCTGGGGCGGGGCGTCCTACGGCGTGCTGCTAAAGGATATCCGCGACAGCCGGGTGACGGGGAACCGGTTCTGCGACAACTCGACCGGCGTACACATGGAGGGATCGGACCGCGTGTATGTCGCGGGGAATCTCTTTGCCGGCAACGGCTGGGCGCTCAAGCTGATGGCGAACTGCCTCGACAATACGGTGAGCGCGAATGACTTTGTCGACAATTCGTTCGCCGTAGCCACCAACAGCCGTCAGAACAACAGCCGTTTCGAGGGGAACTACTGGAGCGGCTACCGGGGGGTGGATTTGGATCGCGACGGTTACGGCGATCTGCCCTTTCGTCCGGTGAGCCTGTTTTCGCTCCTGGTGGAGTCGCATCCGCCGACGTTGGTGCTCCTGCGCAGTCTGCTGGTGGAAGTCCTCGACCTGGCGGAGCGGGCGATGCCGACGCTGACGCCGGAAACGCTCGTGGACCGCCGCCCGCGAATGAGGCCGAACCTATGATTGAAACGCGCGGGTTGACCAAACGATTCCGCCGCTTTGTCGCGCTGCGCGACGTGTCGTTCGACGTAACTCCCGGCCGGATCACGGGGGTGATCGGGCCGAACGGGTCGGGGAAGTCGACGCTGATCAAGTGCCTGGTCGGACTGGCGCGGCCGAGCGAGGGAGTGATTCTCTACGACGGACGGCTGCCGGACGCGGCCGGGCAGTACCGGAGGCGGATCGGGTACATGCCGCAGGCGGCGACCTTTCCCCAGGATCTGACGGGGCGCGAGGTGATTGACCTGGTGGTGCGCCTCCGCGGGGAGCGGCCGGCATCCGGCGGCGCGCTCCTCGAGCGGTTCGGCCTGCACGCCCACCTCGACAAGCGGGTGCGGACGCTCTCGGGCGGGACCCGGCAGAAGCTGAGCGCGGCGGTGGCCGCCCTGTATGATCCGGCGGTGCTCATTCTGGATGAACCGACGGCCGGTCTCGATCCGGGAGCCAGCCGGGTGCTCAAGGAGCATGTCCTCGAGCGAAAAGGGGAGGGCCGGGCGGTGCTGCTGACGACCCACATCATCGGCGACCTCGAGGAACTTGCGGACGACGTGGTGCTGCTGCTCGACGGCGCGGTGCAGTTTGCCGGATCGGTGCGGGAGTTGAAGCTGGCCACGGGGAGTCCGTACCTGGAGGCGGCGGTGGCGCAGATGCTGGCGCGGGGGGCGGCATGACGGCGCTGCGGAACGTCACCTGGTTCGTGGTGAAAGATATTGTCCGGAGCCGCTGGAGCCTTGTGAACACGCTCTTTTTCGCCGCGGCCACGGCGGGGCTGTTCTATCTCCAGGCGGACGCCGGGAAAGCGGCCGTAAGTCTGAGCAGTCTCTGTCTGGTGTTTGTGCCGCTGATCAGTCTGCTCTACCCGGCGATGTACTACTACAGCGCGCGGGAGTTCGTGGAGCTGATCCTCACCCAGCCGGTGGGCCGGCGCGCGGTGTATCTCGGGCTGTTCGCCGGGATATTCGCCTCGCTCTGGCTCGGGTTCGCCCTGGGGATCGGCGTGCCCTACCTCGTCCTGGGGGGTGTGAACGCGGCGGGGATGACAGCGCTGGCGGCGGTGCTGTTGGTCGGCACGGCGCTCGGCGCGATCTTCACGGGGCTGGCGCTGGTGGCGGCCGTGCGCTTCGACGACCGCGGCAAGGGGCTGGCGGTGGTCCTGGGAATCTGGCTGACGGCGGCGATCGGCTACGACGGAGCGGTGCTGGCGGCGGCGACTGCTTTCGCGGCCTATCCGCTGGAGACGCCTCTTTTGGCGGCCGCGCTGGGCAACCCGGTCGATCTCGCCCGCGTGCTGCTGCTCATTCATTCGGATATGGCGGCGCTGATGGGGTACACGGGGGCGGTGTTCATGCGCTTTTTCGACCGCGCGAGCGGGCTGGGGCTGGCGGCGGCGGTGCTGACGCTCTGGGCGGCGGCGCCCGTGTGGTATGGAATCCGCCGCTTCGCCCGGAAGGATTTTTGAGCATGCGTGAGGTCTTTCGCGGGAGAATCGATCGCCTGCGCCCGCGCCGGGTCTACGCGGCGGCGCGGGCGGCGGGGATTGCCCGCCTCTACGCCGCCGGCATCGGCATCGCGTTTGCGATCGGGCTGGCGGCGGCGGCGGCGCTGCTGGCGGAGCTGGCCACGCCGCGGCCCGATCTGCTCGACAACACGCGGTTCGGAGCGGTCCTCACGCTGCACGGGACGGTGATGGTGTTTCTCGTGCTGATCCCGATGCTGCCCGCCGTGATCGGCAATCTGCTCGTGCCGCAGGCCGTGGGAGCGGCGCAGACGGCGCTGCCCCGCCTGACTCTGGCCGGGTGGGGTGCATATGTGCTGGGGGCGGCGGGAGTGATTGCGGGAGCGGAACTGAGCGGGTACCAGGGGGGATGGAGAATGATCCTGCCGCCGGAAGTGGGGACCGAGCGAGCTTACGGTGTGCTGGCGGCCGGGCTGGCCGCGGCGGCGATAGCGACCACGCTGGTGAATGTGGCGCTGGCGTGGACGATTCTCAGCCGGCGGCACCGGACCGTGCCAATGGCGGAGATGCCGCTTTTGGCCTGGTTCTTTCTGTTGGGGTCGCTGGTCCAGACGGCGGTGGTTCCGATTCGGCTGTTCTTTCTTCTCCTTCAAAGCAGCGCCGGACTGGCGGAATCGGCCGCCGCGTGGTTCGGGGCGGCGGACCCGGTGTCGTTTCAGCAGACGCTGTTCTGGATGTACGCGAACCCGGCGATCCTCGCGGTGGTGCTGCCGGCGGCCGGGATTGCTCTCGATCTACTCGGCGGCGCCGGCCGGCCGGTGCGTCTGCCCCGGCGCACCCTGATCACGGCCGGCATGGCGGTGGCGCTGCTCAGTCTCGTCTCGTGGGGGCAGCACCTGCTCACGGCGGCCGAGGGTTCGCGGATGGCGGCGGCCGGGAGTCTCTACGGCCTTCTGGCGATCGTGCCGGCCACGGTGATATTCGGGCTCCTCCTGCGGGCGTGGCTGAGGGCGAGGCTCGCGGAACCGGCGCTCAACGCCGCGCTGTTCGGACAGGCGGCCGCTTTTGCGGCGCTGGCGGCGAGCGGGAGCGCGCTGGCGGCGCCGGGACTCGGCGTGCATCTGCAGGACACATATGCGACCGTGGGGCACCTCCATTTCGGCGCGCTGGGGATCGGGGTGATGGCGTTTGTCGCCGGGACGATTCACGCGCGCAGCCGGAGCGGCGACCCGCGGTGCGCCGGGCGGGCGGCGGCGCGGTGGATCTACGGCATGACAGCGGGGCTGCTCCTGACTTTCCTCCCGCTGGCCGTCGTCGGAGCGCAGGGGGCGCCGCGGGCGTTTCACGAGTACGCCCGCGGGACGCAGCCGGCGCACCTGATCGCGGCCGCGGGCGGGGCGGTCCTCATCGTCTCGCTGGCGGGACTGGCGATCCATCTGCGGCGCGGCGCGCGGCCCAGGGAAACCGCGGAGACGCCGGCCGCGCTCGGCCGGGCCGACGGGAGCCGGGCGGCGCACTGACCGGCCGCGGCCTCGGTGCGGTCATTCGGGGGTGAAATAGGTGCGGAATTCGCCGGCGGCGGGCGCGGCGGTCCACACCCGGTAGCCGCGGGCGGCAGCTTTGTCGATCAGCGGCGCCGGTTCGAAGGGGGTGATCACCTCGCAGATCTGTCCGGCTTGGAGCCGGGCGAGGGCCCGCATCACCGCGCCCAGCGGCTGCTCGCCGGCGTCAATCATCGGCCGCGCATCGAGCGTCTCGATGACCGCCGACGGATCCATCCAGAACGGCGGCGCGGAGCCGGGAGAAGCCGCCGGAGCGGTGGAGACGTCGGCGACGAAATCGGGTTGGCCGGCGGCCCGGCGCAGGCGGCGCACCAATTCGACGACAGAGACGTTACCGACGCGGGCGGCCTGCGCGAGGCTGGTCACCCGCGCGACCGTGCGGCGCAGGACCGGGTTGCGGAGCTTCCGGAAAGGTAGCGCGATTTCGATCAGCAGCGGTTCCAGCTCCGGGTAAGCATCGAGCAAATCGCCGACTTTGGTCTGCGGCGTGATGAGCGGTCGGGGCGTCTCGGCCATGGCGCCCGCCTACTCGTAGGAGAGGAGCCGTTTCTGGCCGGTCAGGGCGCGCTTGCCGGTCAGGTCCTGGCTCACCTCGAGCGTGCCGAGGTAGGTTCCGTGCTCGTCGCGGACGGCGAAGTATTCAATGTGAATGAACTTGCCGTGGAGCTCGATCCAGAAGGGCGCGCGATCGGCGCGGCCGGCTTTGAAGTCGTCGATGATCCTCTGCACGATATGCACGCTGCCCGGCGGGTGGCACATCTGCACTTTCCGGCCGATGATCGCGCGGTTGCGCTCGAAGATGCGTTCCCGACCTTGGGTGAAATACCTGACCGTGTCATCGGCGCCGACGAAGGTGAGATCGAAGGGGATGGTGTTGAGGATGGTTTGGATCTCGACCGGGCTCAGGCTGCCGCTGGGGAACTGGAGGCGGTCGGGCGCGGCCGGAGACGCCGTCTCGGTTTCCGCGGCCGGACCCTCCGGCTGCCAGTCCTCGACCGGATCATAGATGCAGAAGCCGATCGCGGGGCTCTGGCGGGCGATGGCGTACCACTCGGCATCGGTGAGTTTCTCCAGGCACATGGGAAAGAGGATCTCCTCTTCCTTGAAGATCATCTCCCTGATCGCCTCGACCGCCGGACGGAGGACCAGATCGATCACCCCTTTCGCGTCGCCGACGGACACCCGGCCGGAGTAGGCGAGCGCTTCGAGAGCGCCCTTCACGGCGGCGCGGACCTCGTCGTCCTTCCCCCACATCACGGTCGGCGGTCCGGTGATGCCTTTCTGTTCGAGATAGGGGAAGACGAGGTTTTCCTTGCGGCTATAGTGCTTGCCGACATCGGCCAGACGGCTGAAACGGACCCGGAGGTGCCCGAGAGGTTCCTCCGCATCGGCCTCCTCGGGGAGCGCCTCGATTTCGGCGAAGAGCCTGTCCGCGAGTTCCAGCTCGCCGATGAGGGCCTGGTTCTCCTTCCGGAAAGTGTCGACCGGATGGCCGGGCGGAAGCTCGGGCGGTCCCGATGAATCGAGCGCTCCCTTCATGGCGGCCGAGTGCAGGTCGCACAGCCGCAGGATGTCCTCCACCGGGACGCCGTCCTTGATGAGTTCCTGTTCGACGGCGACGACTTCGTGGTAAGGGACCCGGCCGAGGAGCCGGAGCAATTGAGGTTTGACCTCCTGCGGGGCTTTTCCCTCGTGGAGTTGGAGGATCAGGTGTTTGAGGACCGCCTGACGGGCCTTGGCGTTGTCGATCAGCTCGCTCATCGGGGTTATCACCTTCGTTCGCAGGTTTTTGCCGCTGGTGATAGTATTATTGAATCCTGGCTGAACGGCAAGCAGTCAAGTCAGCCGAAGGCGCAAACAGTCTATCTTAAGGCGCAACATAGGGTTAAGGGGGAGGGGGCAGTCGGAGCGCGGCGTTTCTTTAGCTGAAGACGGAGAGTTGAAGAGATCGTGCCAACGGCAACGGCGGCGCACGCAGGCAGGGTCAGGCGTACACCGGGTGCGGGGTGGAATGCATGGGTCACGAGGGGCAGCTTGCAGGAATGCGATCGAGCGCAGAGCGGAGGAGAGGCGCCCCCGGCTGCCAGTCTTCAATACGCACAACGGCAGCCGTTAGCGGGGCTGCCGTGGTGCAGGAAGTCTCCGAGCGTCAGGGCCCGGCCGGCGGGCGCGTGTTTAGGATTTCTGGCCCGACATCGCTTTCTTGATCACACCGACGATGGCCATGAGCAGGCCGCCGCCGACACCGCCGCCGAGGATGCTGCCGACAATGCTCCCGACATCCGTCCCGCCCCCTGCCGCGCCGACGCCGAGCGCGCCGAGAATCTGGCCGCCGATGCCGCCGCCCAGAATGCCGGCGATGGAATTTCCGATCGTGCCCAACGAAGATTTTTTCATCAGCGACCCGGCGACGTTGCCGCCGACGGCGCCGCAGATGAGCTGGATAATGATTGATAAGAGGTTTCCCATGTCGTTGCTCCTTTCACTTCGACCACAGTTGGGGCTCGGGCAGTGAGTGCATCTGTGCTCCACTCCGGCACAGACGCGGTAAATGAAAGTCGCCCCTACTGAATAATGAACCCACCTGTCGATGATGGGGCAAGTTAAAAGATTGGACGCGTACCGCGAAGTGCGGTTCTCCGGCTGAGCGGGCGGCGAGGAGGGCGCGCCCCGGCTACGGAGGGCGGAGTCCACCCGCGCTCTACTAGCGTCGGCGGCGGCCGAAGAGCGACCCGAGCACCCCGCGCACCAATTCGCGACCGAGCTGGCTGCCGGCCGAGCGCGCGATGGAAGTGGCGATTTTGGCGGCGTTGCCCGACGCCCCGGACGACGGCCGGCCCGGCCGCGGGGAGGGAGAGGCGCCGTCCGCGGCCGCCCGATCGGCGCGCGCTCTGAGCATTTCGTAAGCAGACTCGCGGTCGAGGAGGGTCTCGTAGCGGCCCCGCAGCGGCGATTGCCCGATGAGGTCGCGGCGGGTCTCCGGCGCGATGGCGCCGATGCGGCTGTGGGGCGGATAGATCAGCGCCCGCTCGACCGGCGATGGGCTGCCCTGGGCGTCCAGCAGCGACACGAGCGCCTCGCCCGTGGCCAGTTCGGTGATCGCTCGCTCTACATCCAGGGCCGGGTTGGCGCGGAAAGTCTCGGCGGCCGAGCGCACCGCTTTCTGGTCTTTGGGGGTGAAGGCGCGCAGCGCGTGCTGGACCCGGTTGCCGAGCTGTCCGAGGACGTCGTCCGGCACATCCAGCGGGTTCTGGCTGATGAAGTAGACGCCCACCCCCCGGGAGCGGATGAGCCGCACGACCTGCTCGATTTTCTCCACCAGCACTTTGGGCGCTTCGTCGAAGAGCAAGTGCGCCTCGTCGAAGAAGAAGACCAGTTTCGGCTTGTCCAGGTCGCCGGCCTCGGGGAGCTGCTCGAACAACTCGGAGAGCAGCCAAAGGAGAAAGGTGGTATAGACGCGGGGGGTCTGCAGGAGCCGGTCGGCGGCGAGGATGTTGACCACCCCGCGGCCGTCGCCGTCGGTCTGCCGGAGATCATCGATGTCGAGCGCCGGTTCGCCCAGAAGCCGGTCGCCTCCCTGCTCCTCCAGCGCGAGCAGAGCGCGCTGAATGGCGCCGACCGAGGCGGGGGAGATGTTGCCGTACGCAGTCTGAATGCGCCGGCTATTGTCGGCGGCGTACTGGAGCATGGCGCGGAGATCCTTCATGTCCACGAGCAGCAGGCCGTTGTCGTCGGCGAGGCGAAACACGAGGCTGAGCACCCCGGCCTGGGTGTCGTTGAGGTCGAGGAGGCGGCTCAGCAACAGAGGGCCCATGTCGGAGACGGTAGTGCGGACGGGATGGCCCTGCTCGCCGTAGACATCCCAGAATCGCACCGGGCAACCCTGCCAGATCCAGTCGTTGACGCCGAGCGCCTTCAGGCGTTCGTCGACCCGGGCGTTGCCTCCGCCGGGCTGACTGAGACCGGCGAGGTCCCCCTTGACATCGGCGAGAAAAACGGGCACGCCGAGGCGGCTGAACTGCTCGGCCATGACTTGGAGGGTGACGGTCTTGCCGGTCCCGGTGGCGCCCGCGATCATGCCGTGGCGATTCGCCATGCGCGGCAACAGGTGCAGATCGCGGCCGGCTTTCGCAATCAAAAGAGCATCCATGCGTACCTCCTTCGCCTCGCACGGCAGTATACAATGCTGCCGGGGATCGACA
This genomic stretch from Candidatus Zixiibacteriota bacterium harbors:
- a CDS encoding DUF853 family protein, whose amino-acid sequence is MDALLIAKAGRDLHLLPRMANRHGMIAGATGTGKTVTLQVMAEQFSRLGVPVFLADVKGDLAGLSQPGGGNARVDERLKALGVNDWIWQGCPVRFWDVYGEQGHPVRTTVSDMGPLLLSRLLDLNDTQAGVLSLVFRLADDNGLLLVDMKDLRAMLQYAADNSRRIQTAYGNISPASVGAIQRALLALEEQGGDRLLGEPALDIDDLRQTDGDGRGVVNILAADRLLQTPRVYTTFLLWLLSELFEQLPEAGDLDKPKLVFFFDEAHLLFDEAPKVLVEKIEQVVRLIRSRGVGVYFISQNPLDVPDDVLGQLGNRVQHALRAFTPKDQKAVRSAAETFRANPALDVERAITELATGEALVSLLDAQGSPSPVERALIYPPHSRIGAIAPETRRDLIGQSPLRGRYETLLDRESAYEMLRARADRAAADGASPSPRPGRPSSGASGNAAKIATSIARSAGSQLGRELVRGVLGSLFGRRRR